A region from the Streptosporangium sp. NBC_01756 genome encodes:
- the recN gene encoding DNA repair protein RecN has product MRPRVEEVRIQGLGVIDEAVLVLSPGFNVLTGETGAGKTMVVTGLGLLFGGRADPARVRPGSDKTTVEGTLLVDPQGRVAQQVQDVGGVIEDRELIISRTVSAEGRSRAWLGGRAVPVGTLTYLAEDLVAVHGQMDQQRLLQPGRQRAALDRYAGEDLVKPMRAYENVYKRHKQVADQLAELTARAQERAREADLLKFGLEEVERADPKPGEDGELREEVERLSHADSLRNAAETAHRALLGDPMSSEQIMQDAVTLVGQARTAVEAVREFDPVLAGIADRLAEAGYLISDVATELASYAESVEADPVRLSVVQERQAVLAGLVRKYGQDTGVVLAWAAQAALRVAELEGDDERIDDLTREHDELTGRLTELAAELTRIRTAAAERFGRAVTEELTALAMPHARVVVDLTAAGDFGPHGVDEIELRMSPHPASPPLPLNKGASGGELSRVMLAIEVVFAGADPVPTFVFDEVDAGVGGKAAVEIGRRLAQLARTAQVIVVTHLPQVAAFADQHLVVEKAGDGSVVRSGVVALDKDSRARELSRMLAGMEDSELGRAHAEELLAIAAADKA; this is encoded by the coding sequence GTGCGACCCAGGGTCGAGGAGGTCCGTATCCAGGGGCTCGGTGTGATCGACGAGGCCGTTCTGGTGTTGTCGCCGGGATTCAACGTGCTCACGGGCGAAACCGGTGCGGGTAAGACCATGGTGGTGACCGGCCTGGGGCTGCTGTTCGGTGGCCGGGCGGATCCCGCCCGGGTCCGTCCCGGCTCGGACAAGACCACGGTCGAGGGCACGCTCTTGGTCGATCCGCAGGGCAGGGTGGCCCAGCAGGTTCAGGACGTGGGCGGCGTGATCGAGGACAGAGAGTTGATCATCTCGCGCACCGTCTCCGCCGAGGGCCGCAGCCGCGCCTGGCTGGGCGGCCGTGCCGTCCCGGTGGGCACCCTCACCTATCTCGCCGAGGATCTGGTGGCCGTCCACGGCCAGATGGACCAGCAGCGGCTGCTCCAGCCCGGCCGCCAGCGAGCCGCCCTCGACCGCTATGCGGGCGAGGATCTGGTCAAGCCGATGAGAGCGTACGAGAACGTCTACAAGCGTCATAAGCAGGTCGCCGACCAGCTGGCCGAGCTGACCGCCAGGGCCCAGGAGCGCGCCAGGGAGGCCGACCTGCTCAAGTTCGGGCTCGAAGAGGTCGAGAGAGCCGACCCCAAACCGGGTGAGGACGGCGAGCTCCGCGAGGAGGTGGAGCGGCTCTCCCACGCCGACTCCCTCAGAAACGCGGCAGAGACGGCGCACCGGGCGCTACTCGGCGATCCGATGTCCAGCGAGCAGATCATGCAGGACGCCGTCACCCTGGTCGGTCAGGCCCGTACGGCCGTCGAGGCGGTCCGGGAGTTCGACCCGGTGCTGGCCGGAATCGCCGATCGGCTGGCCGAGGCGGGCTATCTCATCTCCGATGTCGCCACCGAGCTGGCCTCCTACGCCGAGTCGGTCGAAGCCGATCCGGTCCGTCTCTCGGTGGTGCAGGAGCGCCAGGCCGTGCTGGCCGGCCTCGTGCGCAAGTACGGCCAGGACACCGGGGTGGTGCTGGCCTGGGCCGCCCAGGCCGCGCTGCGCGTCGCCGAACTCGAAGGCGACGACGAGCGGATCGACGACCTGACCCGCGAGCACGACGAGCTCACCGGACGGCTCACCGAACTGGCCGCGGAGCTGACCCGGATCCGGACCGCCGCCGCCGAACGGTTCGGGCGGGCCGTCACCGAGGAGCTCACCGCGCTGGCCATGCCGCACGCCCGGGTGGTGGTCGACCTGACGGCCGCCGGCGACTTCGGCCCGCACGGTGTCGATGAGATCGAGCTGCGGATGTCCCCGCACCCCGCCTCTCCTCCGCTGCCGTTGAACAAGGGGGCGTCCGGAGGCGAGCTGAGCCGGGTGATGCTCGCCATCGAGGTGGTGTTCGCCGGTGCCGACCCGGTGCCGACGTTCGTGTTCGACGAGGTCGACGCGGGTGTAGGTGGCAAAGCCGCGGTGGAGATCGGCCGTCGGCTGGCCCAGCTGGCCCGCACGGCGCAGGTGATAGTCGTCACTCATCTGCCCCAGGTGGCGGCCTTCGCCGACCAGCATCTGGTCGTGGAGAAGGCAGGCGACGGCAGCGTGGTGCGCAGCGGCGTGGTCGCCCTCGACAAGGACAGCAGGGCACGGGAGCTTTCCCGTATGCTCGCGGGCATGGAGGACTCGGAGCTGGGCCGTGCGCACGCGGAGGAGTTGCTCGCGATCGCGGCCGCGGACAAGGCCTGA
- a CDS encoding NAD kinase: MTTKRTVLVTAHTGREAAVEAARVVIGRLLDAGLTVRVLNAEADAIACAGTDVVPASATAVQDAEMMIVLGGDGSLLRAAELARPAGVPLLGVNLGHVGFLAEAEVDDLTVTVDCVVQERYDVEERMTTDVTARLNGQLLADTWALNEATVEKNDRMLEVVAEIDGRPLSRWGCDGVICATPTGSTAYAFSAGGPVVWPEVEALLLVPISAHALFARPLVISPRSTLALEVQPDTAGAVLWCDGRRRFDLPAGARVEVRRGEVPVQLARLHGLEDTGAPFTDRLVAKFDLPVQGWRGRTRL, translated from the coding sequence ATGACTACGAAGCGCACCGTGCTGGTCACCGCCCACACCGGGCGGGAAGCGGCCGTGGAGGCCGCTCGGGTGGTGATCGGCCGACTGCTGGACGCCGGGTTGACCGTGCGTGTCCTCAACGCCGAGGCGGACGCCATCGCGTGCGCGGGCACCGACGTGGTGCCCGCGAGTGCCACGGCCGTCCAGGACGCCGAGATGATGATCGTGCTCGGCGGCGACGGTAGCCTGCTGCGGGCCGCCGAACTCGCGCGTCCGGCCGGTGTGCCGTTGCTGGGCGTCAACCTCGGGCATGTCGGTTTCCTGGCCGAGGCCGAGGTGGACGATCTGACGGTCACGGTGGACTGCGTGGTCCAGGAGCGTTATGACGTGGAGGAGCGGATGACCACCGATGTCACCGCCCGCCTCAACGGGCAACTGCTGGCCGACACCTGGGCGCTCAACGAGGCCACCGTGGAGAAGAACGACCGGATGCTCGAGGTGGTCGCCGAGATCGACGGGCGGCCGCTGTCGCGCTGGGGGTGTGACGGGGTCATCTGTGCCACGCCGACCGGTTCCACCGCTTACGCGTTCTCGGCCGGCGGGCCGGTGGTCTGGCCGGAGGTGGAGGCGCTGCTGCTGGTTCCGATCAGCGCCCATGCGCTGTTCGCCCGGCCGTTGGTGATCTCCCCCCGTTCCACGCTGGCGCTGGAGGTTCAGCCGGACACGGCCGGGGCGGTGCTGTGGTGTGACGGCCGCCGCCGGTTCGACCTGCCCGCCGGAGCACGGGTCGAGGTGCGGCGGGGCGAGGTGCCGGTACAGCTGGCGCGACTCCACGGCCTGGAGGACACCGGAGCGCCGTTCACCGACAGGCTGGTCGCCAAATTCGATCTTCCTGTGCAGGGGTGGCGAGGCCGTACGCGGCTGTAG
- a CDS encoding TlyA family RNA methyltransferase: MSRRTRLDSELVRRKLARSREQAAQLIEAGRVSIGGRLAAKPATQVDTASAIVVTEAAEGPDYVSRGSHKLLGALDAFGPRGLTVAGRRCLDAGASTGGFTDVLLRNDAAHVLAVDVGYGQLAWSLRTDDRVTVMERVNVRDLTPEMVGEAPTLIVGDLSFISLRLVLPALARCAAEQADFAMLVKPQFEVGRERVGAGGVVRDPALRAQAVQDVAEAAQTLGLTVRGVTASPLPGPSGNVEYVIWLGKGDGAPPVVDLGAEIERAVTEGPQ, from the coding sequence ATGAGCCGGCGGACGCGTCTCGACAGCGAGCTCGTACGCCGCAAGCTGGCCCGCTCCCGTGAGCAGGCCGCCCAGCTCATCGAGGCGGGCCGGGTCAGCATAGGCGGACGGTTGGCGGCCAAGCCCGCGACGCAGGTGGACACCGCCTCCGCCATCGTGGTCACCGAGGCGGCCGAAGGACCCGACTACGTCTCGCGGGGGTCGCACAAGCTCCTCGGCGCCCTGGATGCCTTCGGACCCCGGGGACTGACCGTCGCCGGGCGGCGCTGCCTGGACGCCGGCGCCTCCACTGGGGGGTTCACCGATGTGTTGCTCCGTAACGACGCGGCGCACGTGCTCGCCGTCGACGTCGGGTACGGCCAGCTCGCCTGGTCGTTGCGGACCGACGATCGGGTCACGGTCATGGAGCGGGTCAACGTCAGGGACCTGACCCCCGAAATGGTGGGGGAGGCTCCCACGCTGATCGTCGGCGACCTCTCCTTCATCTCGCTACGCCTGGTGTTGCCCGCCCTGGCCCGATGCGCCGCCGAGCAGGCCGACTTCGCGATGCTCGTCAAGCCGCAGTTCGAGGTCGGCAGGGAACGGGTCGGCGCAGGAGGGGTCGTCCGCGATCCCGCACTGCGGGCGCAGGCGGTGCAGGATGTGGCTGAAGCCGCGCAGACGCTCGGCCTGACCGTGCGGGGCGTCACCGCGAGCCCGCTGCCAGGTCCCTCGGGCAATGTGGAATACGTCATCTGGCTGGGCAAGGGGGACGGCGCGCCGCCGGTCGTGGACCTCGGCGCCGAGATCGAACGCGCGGTGACAGAGGGCCCTCAGTAG
- a CDS encoding SCP2 sterol-binding domain-containing protein produces the protein MATVDECRVALRKLADQFDEIDQESRSRHVVERTISCHIRDLGITFYGRLRHGGLGPFDDSPPADGKPAEVKLTIGSDDLVSLVNGELDMGRAVFGGRVKIDASFGDLLRLRKLL, from the coding sequence ATGGCAACCGTCGACGAGTGCAGGGTGGCGCTACGCAAACTCGCCGATCAGTTCGACGAGATCGACCAGGAGAGCCGCAGCCGGCATGTGGTCGAGCGCACTATCAGCTGCCATATCCGCGATCTCGGCATCACTTTCTACGGCCGCCTCCGTCACGGCGGCCTCGGCCCATTCGACGATTCGCCACCCGCTGACGGCAAACCCGCCGAGGTGAAGCTGACCATCGGCAGCGACGACCTGGTCTCCCTGGTCAACGGCGAACTCGACATGGGGCGCGCCGTGTTCGGCGGCCGGGTCAAGATCGACGCCAGCTTCGGCGACCTCCTCCGCCTCCGCAAGCTCCTCTGA
- a CDS encoding HAD-IIA family hydrolase — MDVKTLIDPYDTLLLDLDGVVYLGRDAIPGAPESLREAAKSGVRLAYVTNNASRTPGAIADHLSEIGAPAAPEDVVTSAQAAARLVAERVEPGAAVLVVGGMGLRSALRAHGLRPVSTAMDNPVAVVQGIAPGLSYGLLSEGALAVRQGALFVAANADSTMPTGRGELPGNGAMTRVIATATGVEPIVAGKPEPPLHRESMLRTGSERPLVVGDRLDTDIEGATNAGVDSLLVLTGVASPLDLLTAGPRHRPTYVAADLSDLHRPYPPVRRSEGGWVCEEWTASWEEGRLRLEGQGDPLNGLRAASATTWEAAGEGEADEDAVKAVLASTFGGRASSR, encoded by the coding sequence GTGGACGTAAAGACGCTGATTGACCCCTATGACACTCTTCTCCTCGATCTTGATGGGGTGGTGTATCTCGGGCGCGATGCCATCCCGGGGGCTCCCGAGTCGCTGCGTGAGGCGGCGAAAAGCGGTGTACGGCTCGCCTACGTCACCAATAACGCCTCGCGCACTCCGGGGGCGATAGCCGATCACCTGAGTGAGATCGGAGCCCCGGCGGCTCCCGAGGACGTGGTCACCTCGGCCCAGGCCGCCGCGCGGCTGGTGGCCGAGCGGGTCGAGCCGGGTGCGGCGGTGCTGGTGGTCGGAGGGATGGGCCTGCGTAGCGCCCTACGTGCGCACGGCCTGCGGCCGGTCAGCACCGCCATGGACAACCCGGTCGCGGTGGTGCAGGGCATCGCTCCCGGGCTCTCCTACGGCCTGTTGTCGGAGGGAGCACTGGCTGTGCGGCAGGGCGCGCTGTTCGTCGCGGCCAACGCCGACTCGACGATGCCGACCGGCCGGGGCGAACTGCCAGGAAACGGTGCGATGACGCGGGTGATCGCCACAGCGACCGGCGTGGAGCCGATCGTCGCGGGAAAGCCCGAGCCGCCGTTGCATCGGGAATCGATGCTGCGGACCGGATCGGAGCGGCCACTGGTGGTGGGCGATCGTCTCGACACCGACATCGAGGGGGCCACCAATGCGGGAGTGGACAGCCTGCTGGTGCTGACCGGTGTGGCGAGCCCGCTTGACCTGCTGACCGCCGGCCCCCGGCATCGCCCCACCTATGTCGCGGCCGATCTGTCGGACCTGCACAGGCCTTACCCACCCGTGCGCCGGAGCGAGGGCGGGTGGGTCTGCGAGGAGTGGACGGCCTCCTGGGAGGAGGGCCGTCTCCGTCTTGAAGGGCAGGGGGATCCGCTCAACGGGCTCCGGGCGGCCTCTGCCACGACATGGGAGGCCGCCGGAGAGGGCGAGGCGGACGAGGATGCGGTGAAGGCCGTGCTGGCCTCCACGTTCGGAGGCCGTGCGTCATCCCGGTGA
- a CDS encoding tetratricopeptide repeat protein: MVQGRSGPSDSPRPETGAPAGDVYDWFQRGMKLLAEGSPAAAVALLERAADAEPESRSIREALARAQFNSRQYADAVHSFRWIVDANPTEDYAYFGLGLALWRTGDMEGAQEPLAIAVAMRPDQRHYVSALKSVRATLRARRI, translated from the coding sequence ATGGTCCAAGGACGTAGCGGTCCGTCTGATTCCCCCCGCCCCGAGACGGGCGCTCCGGCCGGGGACGTCTATGACTGGTTCCAACGAGGGATGAAACTGCTGGCCGAGGGGAGCCCGGCTGCGGCTGTCGCACTCCTGGAGCGCGCCGCCGACGCCGAGCCGGAGTCACGGAGTATTCGAGAGGCGCTGGCCCGCGCTCAGTTCAACTCCCGGCAGTACGCCGATGCCGTGCACAGTTTCCGTTGGATCGTCGACGCCAATCCAACCGAGGACTACGCCTATTTCGGTCTCGGCCTCGCCCTGTGGCGCACCGGTGACATGGAGGGAGCTCAGGAGCCTCTGGCCATCGCGGTGGCGATGCGTCCCGACCAGCGGCACTACGTGTCGGCGCTGAAAAGCGTCCGTGCCACGTTACGTGCCCGCCGGATATGA
- a CDS encoding DUF1015 domain-containing protein, translated as MANPELPVPDGLVLRPFRALRFTVDDLAKVTSPPYDLIAEADVRDLLDSHPNNVVRLILPGADRHRYSEARETLRNWLSTGVLVADEAPAVYVYEQTGPGVLQRGLIGDVGLASPEQQVILPHEDVMPGPVADRLALMRTTEANLEPIFLLYEGDGGAATLLVDQIAASRPPLIEAETRDGVRHRLWAITDPHEITSLNTDLRTRQALIADGHHRYATYLALQHEHHTLKPGQHGSADDVTAPGRPASSGPWDFGLALLVDSTAYPPDLKAIHRVIPGLSLEEAVTRAKRAWQVREHVGLAEGMAALKNSTGPAYLLSAGGAAHLLTDPDPDQLEQAMPTDRSARWRALNTSVLAEFLLPKIWGMNDNEQSVRIVHHDPEKAVRLARDSGGTAVLLNPLTVDDVLTVAAQKEKVPRKSTSFGPKPRTGLVLRTFTFG; from the coding sequence ATGGCGAATCCTGAACTGCCGGTGCCAGACGGGCTGGTGCTACGCCCATTTCGCGCCCTACGGTTCACGGTTGACGACCTGGCCAAGGTGACCTCTCCGCCCTACGACCTGATCGCCGAAGCCGATGTGCGGGACTTGCTCGACTCACATCCAAACAACGTGGTGCGCCTCATCCTTCCCGGCGCCGACCGCCATCGATACAGTGAGGCGCGAGAGACCCTCCGAAACTGGCTCTCCACCGGTGTCCTGGTGGCCGACGAGGCACCCGCCGTATACGTCTACGAACAGACCGGTCCGGGGGTCCTGCAGCGCGGGCTCATCGGTGACGTGGGCCTGGCCTCCCCGGAGCAACAGGTCATCCTGCCGCACGAGGATGTCATGCCCGGACCGGTGGCCGACCGGTTGGCACTGATGCGCACCACCGAGGCCAACCTGGAACCCATCTTCCTGCTCTACGAGGGTGACGGTGGTGCGGCCACCCTTCTTGTGGACCAGATCGCCGCCTCCCGGCCGCCGCTGATCGAAGCGGAGACCCGCGACGGGGTAAGGCACCGGCTGTGGGCCATCACCGACCCCCACGAGATCACCTCTCTCAACACCGATCTCCGGACCAGGCAGGCCCTCATCGCCGACGGCCATCACCGCTATGCCACCTACCTCGCCCTTCAGCACGAGCACCACACCCTCAAGCCAGGGCAGCATGGCTCAGCGGACGACGTGACCGCACCCGGGCGCCCTGCGAGCTCTGGCCCCTGGGACTTCGGCCTGGCGCTCCTGGTGGACTCCACCGCCTATCCGCCGGATCTGAAGGCCATCCACCGGGTCATCCCCGGGCTGTCGCTGGAGGAGGCGGTTACCAGGGCCAAGAGAGCCTGGCAGGTACGTGAGCACGTCGGTCTCGCCGAGGGAATGGCCGCGTTGAAGAACTCCACCGGGCCGGCATACCTGCTGTCCGCCGGAGGCGCGGCGCATCTCCTTACCGACCCCGACCCGGATCAGCTGGAGCAGGCCATGCCCACCGATCGATCCGCTCGGTGGCGCGCGCTGAACACCTCCGTCCTCGCAGAGTTCCTGCTGCCGAAAATCTGGGGAATGAACGACAACGAGCAATCGGTGCGCATCGTGCATCATGATCCGGAGAAGGCCGTACGGCTTGCGCGCGATTCCGGGGGGACAGCGGTGCTGCTGAACCCGCTGACGGTCGACGACGTGCTCACAGTCGCGGCCCAAAAGGAGAAAGTGCCGCGTAAGTCAACTTCCTTCGGCCCCAAACCCCGCACTGGACTGGTCCTGCGCACCTTCACCTTTGGCTGA
- a CDS encoding MBL fold metallo-hydrolase: MDNITALGEDVYEIDTRMAGYSGITAGYLILGDRPCLVETGTSTSAPVVRDALTTLGVGPNDLATVVVTHIHLDHAGGVGDIAGFYPQAEIVVHEKGARHLADPSRLMTSARMVWGDKLDTLFGELSPTESSRIRALGDRGAIDLGNGRTLDSHYSPGHAKHHVGLIDSGTGDLYVGDAAGVYLPQTGDLRPATPPPDFDLQTTLNSIGLFKALGPQRLLFSHYGPVADVAETLERSAEELRVWVELTRQAHSEGMDLDHAVAMVKERTQERYTALKADDVTAEQFELLSGAPSNVAGILHWLNRVQQ; the protein is encoded by the coding sequence GTGGACAACATCACCGCCCTCGGCGAAGACGTCTATGAGATCGACACAAGGATGGCCGGGTACTCCGGCATCACAGCGGGATACCTGATACTTGGAGACCGCCCCTGCCTGGTGGAGACGGGCACCTCCACCTCCGCTCCGGTGGTGCGCGACGCGCTGACCACCCTGGGAGTCGGTCCCAACGACCTCGCCACGGTCGTCGTCACACACATCCACCTGGACCATGCGGGCGGAGTCGGCGACATCGCCGGGTTCTACCCGCAGGCGGAGATCGTGGTCCATGAGAAGGGAGCACGCCATCTCGCGGACCCGTCCCGCCTCATGACCAGCGCACGAATGGTCTGGGGTGACAAACTGGACACCTTGTTCGGGGAACTGTCGCCTACGGAGTCCTCACGGATCCGCGCACTTGGCGACAGAGGGGCCATCGATCTCGGCAACGGGCGAACTCTGGACAGCCACTACTCTCCCGGCCACGCCAAGCATCATGTAGGACTGATCGACTCGGGCACCGGCGACCTCTACGTCGGTGACGCGGCCGGGGTCTACCTCCCCCAGACGGGCGATCTGCGGCCGGCCACGCCGCCCCCGGACTTCGACCTGCAGACCACGCTGAACTCGATCGGCCTGTTCAAGGCACTCGGCCCACAACGGCTGCTCTTCAGCCATTACGGGCCGGTCGCGGACGTCGCGGAGACTCTGGAGCGCTCAGCAGAGGAGTTGCGCGTCTGGGTCGAACTGACCCGCCAAGCACATTCGGAGGGCATGGACCTCGACCATGCGGTGGCCATGGTCAAAGAACGTACACAGGAGCGCTACACGGCTCTGAAGGCCGACGACGTGACCGCTGAACAGTTCGAACTCCTCAGCGGAGCCCCGTCCAACGTGGCCGGAATCCTGCACTGGCTGAACCGGGTCCAGCAGTAG
- the tyrS gene encoding tyrosine--tRNA ligase, producing the protein MTDILDDLAWRGLIAQSTDIDALRAAMAEGPITVYCGFDPTAPSLHVGNLVPLLALTRLQRAGHRVVGLVGGATGLIGDPSGRSTERSLNSSEVVAEWVARIRVQVERFLDLSDESRGIMVSNLDWTEGMSAIDFLRDVGKHFPINRMLARESVSARLGGEGLSYTEFSYQILQANDYLELNRRHGCTLQVGGSDQWGNITAGTDLIRRVTGNHVHALTVPLITKADGTKFGKTAGGAVWLNPEMTSPYAFYQFWLNADDRDVVKFLKIYSFKSREEIEELEKAAAERPAAREAQRALATEFTTLLHGAEECAAVIAASAALFGQGSLDELPARTLGEALAEVPRAEVSALGASFVELLAESGLVESKSAARRAVKEGGAYLNNVKITDEAYVPSADDLLHGRFLVLRRGKRSIGGVEVVAA; encoded by the coding sequence GTGACCGACATTCTGGATGACCTCGCCTGGCGCGGCCTGATCGCGCAGTCCACCGACATCGACGCCCTGCGTGCGGCGATGGCCGAGGGTCCGATCACGGTCTATTGCGGCTTCGACCCGACCGCGCCCTCGCTCCACGTCGGCAACCTGGTTCCCCTGTTGGCCCTCACCCGCCTGCAGCGGGCCGGTCACCGGGTCGTCGGCCTGGTCGGTGGCGCGACCGGCCTGATCGGTGATCCCAGCGGGCGGAGCACCGAGCGCTCGCTCAACTCCTCCGAGGTCGTCGCCGAGTGGGTCGCGCGGATCCGGGTCCAGGTCGAGAGGTTCCTCGACCTCTCCGACGAGTCGCGCGGAATCATGGTCAGCAACCTCGACTGGACCGAGGGCATGTCCGCGATCGACTTCCTGCGTGACGTCGGTAAGCACTTCCCGATCAATCGCATGCTCGCTCGCGAGTCGGTCTCCGCCCGCCTCGGCGGCGAAGGGCTCAGCTACACCGAGTTCAGCTACCAGATCCTGCAGGCCAACGACTACCTGGAGCTCAACAGGCGGCATGGCTGCACGCTGCAGGTCGGCGGCAGCGACCAGTGGGGCAACATCACCGCAGGGACCGATCTGATCCGCAGGGTGACCGGCAATCACGTGCACGCGCTGACCGTGCCGCTGATCACCAAGGCCGACGGGACGAAATTCGGCAAGACGGCCGGCGGCGCGGTATGGCTCAACCCGGAGATGACCTCGCCGTACGCCTTCTACCAGTTCTGGCTGAACGCGGACGACCGCGACGTTGTGAAGTTCCTCAAGATCTACAGCTTCAAGTCCCGTGAGGAGATCGAGGAGCTGGAGAAGGCGGCCGCCGAACGGCCCGCCGCCCGTGAGGCTCAGCGCGCGCTTGCGACGGAGTTCACCACACTGCTGCACGGTGCCGAGGAGTGCGCCGCGGTGATCGCAGCCTCGGCGGCTCTGTTCGGTCAGGGCTCGCTGGACGAACTGCCCGCCCGGACGCTTGGGGAGGCTCTCGCTGAGGTGCCGCGTGCCGAGGTCTCCGCGCTGGGGGCCTCATTCGTCGAACTGCTCGCAGAGAGCGGACTGGTGGAGTCGAAATCCGCCGCCCGCCGAGCGGTCAAGGAGGGTGGCGCGTACCTCAACAACGTGAAGATCACCGATGAGGCCTATGTGCCTTCGGCCGACGACCTGTTGCACGGCCGCTTCCTGGTGTTGCGCCGGGGCAAGCGCTCCATCGGCGGTGTCGAGGTCGTCGCCGCCTGA
- a CDS encoding DNA-3-methyladenine glycosylase, protein MGADGPGGCLPAGSAPLTREFFDRPGHEVAPDLLGRVIAHGPVAVRLTEVEAYGTPGADPASHTYRGRTPRNAVMFGPPGHLYVYFTYGMHFCANIVCLPEGVGSGVLLRAGEVVSGAEVALARRTGGAGRTVTARDLARGPARLAVALGFTREHNGSDLWPTGPIGVLEGDPPSTETIRSGPRTGVSSGQETPWRFWIDRDPTVSPYRPHVPRRR, encoded by the coding sequence ATGGGGGCAGACGGACCCGGCGGGTGTCTGCCCGCCGGGTCCGCGCCCCTGACCCGTGAGTTCTTCGACCGGCCAGGTCACGAGGTCGCCCCCGACCTGCTGGGACGGGTGATCGCGCATGGACCGGTCGCGGTCCGCCTCACCGAGGTCGAGGCGTACGGCACACCGGGAGCCGACCCCGCCTCCCACACCTACCGGGGCCGGACTCCGCGTAACGCGGTGATGTTCGGACCCCCGGGGCATCTGTACGTCTACTTCACGTACGGCATGCACTTCTGCGCCAACATCGTCTGCCTCCCCGAAGGGGTGGGGTCAGGTGTGCTGCTGCGCGCCGGTGAGGTGGTCTCCGGAGCGGAGGTCGCACTGGCCCGCCGGACGGGGGGCGCCGGCCGTACCGTCACCGCCCGTGACCTCGCACGCGGGCCCGCGCGTCTGGCCGTGGCACTCGGTTTCACCCGGGAGCACAACGGGTCGGACCTCTGGCCGACCGGTCCCATCGGCGTCCTGGAAGGCGATCCGCCCAGCACCGAGACGATCCGGTCGGGACCGCGCACCGGGGTCTCATCGGGACAGGAGACCCCCTGGCGCTTCTGGATCGACCGCGACCCCACGGTCTCGCCCTACCGGCCACATGTTCCGCGCCGTCGGTGA